A part of Terriglobia bacterium genomic DNA contains:
- a CDS encoding 50S ribosomal protein L23 yields the protein MKSAYQIIRKPIITEKGLGVKETEATLVFQVASKATKTEIKEAVQSIFKVKVDSVRTANFVGKERRRGKFTGFRPDWKKAYVRLKAGEKMPEYAQNL from the coding sequence ATGAAATCGGCCTACCAGATCATCCGCAAGCCGATCATCACCGAGAAGGGCCTGGGCGTGAAAGAGACCGAAGCCACGCTGGTTTTCCAGGTCGCTTCCAAGGCGACAAAGACCGAGATCAAGGAAGCGGTGCAGTCCATTTTCAAGGTGAAGGTGGATTCGGTGCGCACCGCCAATTTCGTGGGCAAGGAACGCCGTCGCGGCAAGTTCACCGGCTTCCGCCCCGATTGGAAGAAGGCTTACGTGCGCTTGAAGGCGGGCGAAAAGATGCCCGAGTACGCGCAAAACTTATAG
- the rplB gene encoding 50S ribosomal protein L2, protein MAIKTYRPVTSTLRFQTTLVNDELTTNRPHKALTESKQRTGGRRNQGDITSRFRGGGHKRKYRIIDFKREKAGIPAVVTSIEYDPNRSARIALLSYADGEKRYILQPDGLKLGAKILSGPEADILVGNALPLRNIPPGTTVHNIELRPGKGAQMARSAGAAAQLVAKEGDYALLKLPSGETRKVAVDCMATIGQVGNLDHENISIGKAGRTRWFGKRPHNRGVAMNPVDHPHGGGEGKTSGGRHPVTPWGQPTRGYKTRNNKRTDQFIVNRKGK, encoded by the coding sequence ATGGCGATCAAAACATACAGACCGGTAACCTCGACGCTGCGCTTCCAGACGACGCTGGTCAATGACGAGCTCACGACCAACCGGCCGCACAAGGCGCTGACCGAGTCCAAGCAACGCACCGGCGGGCGGCGCAACCAGGGCGACATCACCAGCCGGTTCCGGGGCGGCGGGCACAAGCGCAAGTACCGCATCATCGATTTCAAGCGCGAGAAGGCGGGCATTCCGGCGGTGGTGACTTCCATCGAGTACGACCCCAACCGCTCGGCGCGCATCGCGCTGCTGAGCTACGCCGACGGCGAGAAGCGCTACATCCTGCAGCCCGACGGCCTCAAGCTGGGCGCCAAGATTCTCAGCGGCCCCGAAGCCGACATCCTAGTGGGCAACGCGCTGCCGCTGCGTAATATTCCGCCCGGCACCACGGTGCACAACATCGAGTTGCGTCCCGGCAAAGGCGCGCAGATGGCGCGCTCGGCCGGCGCCGCCGCGCAACTGGTCGCCAAGGAAGGCGACTACGCGCTGCTCAAGCTGCCCTCGGGCGAGACGCGCAAGGTCGCGGTGGATTGCATGGCCACCATCGGCCAGGTCGGCAACCTCGACCACGAGAACATTTCGATCGGCAAGGCGGGCCGCACCCGCTGGTTCGGCAAGCGCCCGCACAACCGCGGGGTCGCCATGAACCCGGTGGACCACCCGCACGGCGGCGGCGAAGGCAAGACTTCCGGCGGACGTCACCCCGTGACTCCGTGGGGCCAGCCCACCCGCGGCTACAAAACGCGCAATAACAAGCGGACTGACCAGTTCATCGTCAACCGCAAAGGCAAATGA
- the rpsS gene encoding 30S ribosomal protein S19 has translation MMRSQKKGPFIDGYLAQRIEGMNQRNEKKVLRTWSRRSTIIPEMVGHTIAVHNGKKFIPVYITENMVGHKLGEFSFTRQFKGHSMKAATEVAARPAGVVGGPGAIVPAAPAAPAPKA, from the coding sequence ATTATGCGTTCACAAAAAAAGGGTCCGTTCATTGACGGTTACCTCGCGCAGCGCATCGAGGGAATGAACCAGCGCAACGAGAAGAAGGTGCTGCGCACCTGGTCGCGGCGCTCGACCATCATCCCCGAGATGGTGGGTCACACCATCGCGGTGCACAACGGCAAGAAATTCATCCCGGTGTACATCACCGAGAACATGGTCGGGCACAAGCTGGGCGAGTTCAGCTTCACCCGCCAGTTCAAGGGACACTCGATGAAGGCCGCCACCGAAGTTGCCGCCAGACCTGCCGGCGTGGTTGGAGGCCCGGGAGCCATCGTTCCGGCAGCGCCGGCAGCGCCGGCGCCGAAGGCGTAG